From a single Candidatus Cetobacterium colombiensis genomic region:
- a CDS encoding restriction endonuclease subunit S, producing MEELKEGWRRVKLGEVAEYISNKINTSELNENNYISTENMIVNRGGVTKATNIPQNAKVNCFSENDILFSNIRTYFKKLWKADFNGGASNDVLIIRSLNSKNILNDYLYYIMSEEKFFDYTVNTSKGTKMPRGDKAAIMQYEFYIPEDIKVQQKIASILSALDDKIELNNEMNKTLEEMAQTLFKRWFIDFDFPNENGEPYRSSGGKMVDSELGEIPEGWRIGSLEEIVNISSGKRPKVKKEKDKLHKIPIIGANGVMSYTNEFMYNEKLLTIGRVGTLGVVQKYYDKIWPSDNSLVIKSDYLEMIYFILKNVDYKSLNRGSTQPLITQTDMKNLKIIIGETELILEFCKIIFKLFDFQRKNQQEINSLTEIRDTLLPKLMSGEIEV from the coding sequence ATGGAAGAGTTAAAAGAAGGATGGAGAAGAGTTAAACTAGGTGAAGTAGCTGAATATATAAGTAATAAGATAAATACTTCTGAATTGAATGAAAATAACTATATCTCAACAGAAAATATGATAGTAAATAGAGGTGGAGTGACAAAAGCTACAAATATACCTCAAAATGCTAAGGTTAATTGTTTCAGTGAAAATGATATACTTTTTTCTAATATAAGAACTTATTTTAAAAAATTATGGAAAGCTGATTTTAATGGTGGAGCATCAAACGATGTTTTAATAATAAGAAGTTTGAATTCAAAAAATATTTTAAATGACTATCTATATTATATTATGTCAGAAGAAAAATTTTTTGATTATACAGTAAATACCTCTAAAGGAACAAAAATGCCAAGGGGGGATAAAGCAGCTATTATGCAGTATGAATTTTATATTCCAGAAGATATTAAAGTTCAACAGAAGATAGCCTCAATATTATCAGCTCTTGATGATAAAATAGAGCTTAATAATGAAATGAATAAAACTCTTGAAGAGATGGCACAAACTCTTTTCAAAAGATGGTTTATAGATTTTGATTTCCCAAATGAGAATGGAGAGCCATATAGAAGTAGTGGTGGAAAAATGGTAGATAGTGAACTTGGAGAGATTCCAGAGGGATGGAGAATAGGTAGTTTGGAAGAGATTGTTAATATATCAAGTGGAAAGAGACCCAAAGTAAAAAAAGAAAAAGATAAATTACATAAAATACCAATTATTGGAGCTAATGGAGTAATGTCTTATACTAATGAATTTATGTATAATGAAAAGCTTTTAACTATAGGAAGAGTTGGAACTTTAGGTGTAGTTCAAAAGTATTATGATAAAATTTGGCCTTCTGATAATTCGCTTGTTATAAAAAGTGATTACTTAGAAATGATATATTTTATTTTAAAAAATGTTGATTATAAATCATTAAATAGAGGGTCGACTCAACCGCTAATAACCCAAACAGATATGAAAAATTTAAAAATAATTATAGGTGAAACTGAACTAATTTTAGAATTTTGTAAAATAATTTTTAAGTTATTTGATTTCCAAAGGAAGAACCAACAAGAAATAAATTCTCTAACTGAAATAAGAGATACTCTTCTTCCTAAACTTATGAGTGGAGAGATTGAAGTATAA
- a CDS encoding HepT-like ribonuclease domain-containing protein, producing MSKAKRNIIQFTYDVEEFIEYIQEEMANKSFNDFALDKKSIGYIERQLEKIGEAITQIQKLDKDILTKIYNNKSYWEGIKGVRNRLIHEYWGTSIQMIYEISVDEMDELLDYIKQIRELEKSQIS from the coding sequence ATGTCTAAAGCCAAAAGAAATATAATACAGTTTACTTATGATGTTGAGGAGTTTATTGAGTATATTCAAGAAGAGATGGCAAATAAGTCATTTAATGATTTTGCTCTAGATAAAAAAAGTATTGGGTATATAGAAAGACAATTGGAAAAAATAGGAGAAGCTATTACTCAAATACAAAAGTTAGATAAAGACATTTTAACTAAAATTTATAATAATAAAAGTTACTGGGAAGGAATAAAAGGAGTTAGAAATAGATTAATACATGAATATTGGGGAACTAGTATTCAAATGATTTATGAAATTTCTGTAGATGAAATGGATGAGTTGTTAGATTACATAAAACAAATAAGAGAGCTGGAAAAGAGTCAAATAAGTTAG
- a CDS encoding type I restriction endonuclease subunit R → MNFTEDELEAAYLEILESLGWECIDGRKLERDDYHSVVLEENLREAVYNINKDMPSSTKEEAIRKVTLLSHPNLIKSNEEFHNMLVNGVDVGEYKDKDGNKRSGGKVYLIDFKNKQKNEFQAINQFTIVGNTKRRPDIILFINGLPLVVIELKSLSNDNVGIKEAYTQIERYKYEITDLFKYNSFIVISDGVNAKAGTISSSEERYMSFRSIDGITIADTNSLMMEVLTRGMLSKERVLELTHDYILFLQSKNEKIKILAQYHQFFAIKKALEKTADARSNDGKIGVVWHTQGSGKSLTMTFYTGQLMKKFNNPTVIVLTDRNDLDNQLFGTFSKAQSYLIETPKQADDKDRLKELLNVSSGGIIFSTIQKFAPKAGEIVEAISTRNDIYIIADEAHRSQYGLDAKMDADGNSKYGYAKHIRDALPNANYIGFTGTPIDFDDKSTTAVFGDYIDTYDMTRAVEDGATVKIYYENRFIKLDIPYPVLSELDGDFEEIMEGQEEMTVERTKKDITKMEAIIGSQNRIRTLAQDFIEHWEMRKNNSFGKCMIVAMSRKICVDLYNEIVSLRPEWHNEDKAKGKIKVVMTSDISKDPMEFKQHFTTKQEREELANRMKDDSDELEIVIVRDMWLTGFDVPSMHTMYIDKPMVGHNLMQAIARVNRVYKDKSGGLVVDYIGIGDALKKALRQYTANDQKTTGVDTEKAVALMIEHYEIVKEIFHHFDYSKYKSDSALERARIIIEGMDYILGFENDEPGIKKRFIDNVLALAKAHSLCITTRDGQALNEEISYFKAVKASVIKLETEDKDNPKKLTQAQINEKIASLMAKTIISEDVIDVYSELGLDNPDISILSDEFLKEVEKIKYKNLAVEMLRKLIEGKIKYSSRKNLVVAEKFSERLQKAMSSYRNKALTSLEIMEELIKMAKEFMETHKEGDSLGLTEDEVAFYDALTRDEKVKEMLGDDILVQITKELTETIKKSMTIDWYDKESVQAQMRRSIRRLLKKFGYPPEDTEDATELVLKQAKVMCEESVI, encoded by the coding sequence ATGAATTTTACAGAGGATGAATTAGAAGCAGCCTATCTTGAAATATTAGAGTCTTTGGGATGGGAATGTATTGATGGTAGAAAACTAGAAAGAGATGACTACCATTCAGTAGTATTAGAAGAGAATTTAAGAGAAGCAGTTTATAACATAAATAAAGATATGCCATCTTCTACTAAAGAAGAAGCTATTAGAAAAGTAACACTGCTTTCACATCCTAACTTGATTAAGAGTAATGAAGAGTTTCATAATATGCTAGTCAATGGTGTGGATGTAGGAGAGTACAAAGACAAAGATGGGAACAAACGTTCTGGTGGAAAAGTATATTTAATAGATTTTAAAAATAAGCAAAAAAATGAGTTTCAAGCTATAAATCAATTTACAATAGTGGGAAATACTAAACGTAGACCAGATATAATACTATTTATCAATGGACTACCTCTTGTAGTTATAGAGTTAAAATCTCTAAGCAATGACAATGTAGGTATAAAAGAAGCTTATACTCAAATTGAAAGATACAAATATGAGATTACAGATCTTTTTAAATATAACTCTTTTATCGTTATAAGTGATGGAGTTAATGCAAAAGCTGGAACTATATCATCAAGTGAAGAAAGATACATGAGCTTTAGAAGTATTGATGGAATTACAATAGCAGATACAAACTCTTTAATGATGGAAGTTTTAACTCGTGGAATGTTATCTAAAGAAAGAGTATTAGAATTAACTCATGACTATATCCTGTTTCTTCAAAGTAAAAATGAAAAGATAAAGATATTAGCTCAGTATCACCAGTTCTTTGCCATAAAAAAAGCACTGGAAAAGACAGCAGATGCTCGTAGCAATGATGGAAAAATCGGTGTCGTTTGGCACACTCAAGGTAGTGGAAAATCTCTAACTATGACATTTTATACAGGGCAACTTATGAAAAAGTTTAACAATCCAACAGTTATAGTTTTAACTGATAGAAATGATTTGGACAATCAACTTTTCGGAACTTTTTCAAAAGCTCAAAGTTATCTAATAGAGACACCAAAACAAGCAGATGATAAAGATAGATTAAAAGAATTGCTAAATGTAAGTAGTGGTGGAATAATATTCTCTACAATTCAGAAGTTTGCTCCTAAAGCTGGAGAGATTGTAGAAGCTATTAGTACTAGAAATGACATATATATTATAGCTGATGAGGCTCATAGATCACAATATGGATTAGATGCTAAAATGGATGCAGATGGAAACAGTAAATACGGGTATGCTAAACATATTCGTGATGCACTTCCCAATGCAAACTATATTGGATTTACAGGAACTCCTATAGACTTTGATGATAAATCTACAACTGCTGTATTTGGTGACTATATAGATACTTACGATATGACAAGAGCTGTTGAAGATGGAGCTACTGTTAAAATCTATTATGAAAATAGATTTATAAAATTAGATATTCCATATCCTGTTTTATCTGAACTTGATGGTGACTTTGAAGAGATTATGGAAGGTCAAGAAGAAATGACTGTTGAACGTACCAAAAAAGATATTACAAAAATGGAAGCTATTATTGGTTCTCAAAATAGAATAAGAACTTTGGCTCAGGACTTTATAGAACACTGGGAGATGAGAAAAAATAACTCTTTTGGAAAATGTATGATAGTAGCTATGTCTCGTAAAATATGTGTGGATTTATATAACGAGATTGTAAGTTTAAGACCAGAGTGGCACAACGAAGATAAAGCTAAAGGTAAAATAAAAGTTGTTATGACAAGTGATATTAGTAAAGACCCTATGGAGTTTAAGCAGCACTTTACAACAAAGCAGGAAAGAGAAGAGCTTGCTAATAGAATGAAAGATGACAGTGATGAGTTAGAGATTGTTATAGTTCGTGATATGTGGCTAACAGGGTTTGACGTTCCATCAATGCATACTATGTATATTGATAAACCTATGGTAGGGCATAACTTAATGCAAGCTATTGCAAGGGTAAATAGAGTATACAAAGATAAAAGTGGTGGCTTAGTTGTAGACTATATTGGAATAGGAGATGCACTTAAAAAAGCACTAAGACAATATACAGCAAACGATCAAAAGACAACAGGAGTAGATACAGAAAAAGCTGTGGCACTTATGATTGAACACTATGAGATTGTAAAAGAGATATTCCATCACTTTGATTATTCAAAATATAAAAGTGATAGTGCTTTAGAGCGTGCTAGAATTATTATAGAGGGTATGGATTACATCTTAGGTTTTGAAAATGATGAACCTGGAATTAAGAAAAGATTTATTGATAATGTTTTAGCACTAGCTAAGGCTCATTCTCTATGTATAACAACTCGTGATGGACAGGCTTTAAATGAGGAGATAAGTTACTTTAAAGCTGTTAAAGCTAGTGTTATTAAATTAGAAACTGAGGATAAAGATAATCCTAAAAAACTAACTCAGGCTCAGATAAATGAAAAAATAGCTTCACTTATGGCTAAGACGATTATATCTGAAGATGTTATAGATGTTTATTCAGAGTTAGGACTTGATAATCCAGATATATCTATTCTTTCAGATGAGTTTTTAAAAGAGGTTGAGAAGATAAAGTATAAAAACTTAGCTGTTGAGATGTTAAGAAAGCTAATAGAGGGTAAGATTAAATACTCTAGTAGAAAAAATCTAGTGGTGGCTGAGAAGTTCTCAGAAAGACTTCAAAAGGCTATGAGTTCTTATAGAAATAAGGCTTTAACAAGTTTAGAGATAATGGAAGAACTTATAAAGATGGCTAAGGAGTTTATGGAGACTCATAAAGAGGGAGATTCACTTGGTTTAACAGAGGATGAGGTAGCTTTCTATGATGCTTTAACTCGTGATGAAAAAGTAAAAGAGATGTTAGGTGATGATATACTGGTACAGATAACAAAAGAGCTTACAGAGACTATTAAGAAAAGTATGACTATAGATTGGTATGATAAAGAGAGTGTACAAGCTCAAATGAGAAGATCTATAAGAAGGCTTCTTAAAAAGTTTGGTTATCCTCCAGAAGATACAGAGGATGCAACAGAACTTGTGTTAAAACAAGCTAAGGTAATGTGTGAAGAGAGTGTAATTTAG
- a CDS encoding nucleotidyltransferase family protein has product MKINKENILSVLKALDKDKYSILEIGLFGSYAREEETDSSDIDIIVKIEFKKGMYRNFCALQEELENTFGKKVDLVEKSVFDYKFKNPDVKDYKEKVKEEILGSVIYV; this is encoded by the coding sequence ATGAAAATTAATAAAGAAAATATCTTATCTGTTTTAAAAGCATTAGATAAAGACAAATATTCAATTTTAGAAATTGGGTTATTTGGAAGTTATGCTAGAGAAGAAGAAACTGATAGTAGTGACATAGATATAATTGTAAAAATAGAATTTAAAAAAGGCATGTATAGAAATTTTTGTGCTTTACAAGAGGAGTTAGAAAATACTTTTGGAAAAAAAGTAGACTTAGTTGAAAAAAGTGTTTTTGATTATAAGTTTAAAAATCCAGATGTAAAAGACTATAAAGAAAAGGTAAAAGAAGAAATATTAGGAAGTGTGATATATGTCTAA
- a CDS encoding class I SAM-dependent DNA methyltransferase, with protein MAVVEKDNFKDNLWKACDKLRNNMDPAEYKYVVLGLVFLKYISDRFESKYNELVEEGEGFQEERDEYTAENIFWVPKEARWAEIVKSAKTPEIGIKIDEAMYAIEKENKTLKDVLYKIYSNPLLDKGKLGELIDIVGGINLQAKTDKGQDVLGQVYEFFLGKFANSEGKNGGQFYTPESIVKTIVECLEPTKGRVYDPACGSGGMFVQSEKFIENHSGRIGDISVFGQESNGTTWKLCKMNLAIRGIEVDLGEEPADTFTKDQHKGKKMDYIMANPPFNIKDYWHESLDGDARWKYGTPPEGNANYAWLQHMAHHLSPNGTAGIVLANGSLSSNTSNEGEIRKNMIEDDLVDCVVALPDKLFLTTGIPACIWFLNRNKSNPKHRERNGEILFIDARKMGALVERSLRELSPEDIQKIADTYHMWRGSYKGEGEYEDIQGFCKSATLEEIKGHEYILTPGRYVGIEEAEDDGIPYEEKMADLSAKLAEQFAKSRHLEEEIRANLAKLGFDI; from the coding sequence ATGGCAGTAGTAGAAAAGGATAATTTCAAAGATAATCTTTGGAAAGCGTGTGATAAATTAAGAAACAATATGGATCCAGCAGAGTATAAATATGTGGTTCTAGGATTGGTATTTTTAAAATATATAAGTGATAGATTTGAAAGTAAATACAATGAGTTAGTTGAAGAGGGAGAAGGTTTCCAAGAGGAAAGAGATGAGTACACAGCAGAGAATATTTTCTGGGTTCCTAAAGAAGCTAGATGGGCAGAGATAGTTAAAAGTGCAAAAACTCCAGAGATTGGAATAAAAATTGATGAGGCTATGTATGCTATTGAAAAAGAGAATAAAACATTAAAGGATGTTCTGTATAAGATATATTCAAATCCTCTTTTAGATAAAGGAAAACTAGGAGAGTTAATAGATATAGTTGGTGGAATTAACTTACAAGCTAAAACAGATAAAGGACAAGATGTACTTGGTCAAGTTTATGAGTTTTTCTTAGGAAAGTTTGCTAACTCAGAGGGGAAAAATGGAGGACAATTCTATACTCCAGAGTCTATTGTTAAAACTATAGTTGAGTGTTTAGAGCCTACAAAGGGAAGAGTATATGACCCTGCTTGTGGAAGTGGAGGTATGTTTGTTCAATCTGAAAAGTTTATAGAAAACCATAGTGGAAGAATTGGAGATATATCTGTATTTGGACAAGAGAGTAATGGAACTACTTGGAAACTATGTAAGATGAACTTAGCTATTAGAGGAATAGAGGTTGATTTAGGAGAGGAACCAGCTGATACATTTACAAAAGACCAACACAAAGGTAAGAAGATGGATTATATCATGGCTAATCCACCATTTAATATAAAAGATTACTGGCATGAATCTTTAGATGGAGATGCTAGATGGAAATATGGTACACCTCCAGAGGGAAATGCTAACTATGCTTGGCTACAACATATGGCACACCACTTATCGCCAAATGGAACAGCTGGAATAGTTCTAGCAAATGGATCACTATCATCTAATACTTCAAATGAGGGAGAGATTAGAAAAAATATGATAGAGGATGATTTAGTAGATTGCGTTGTAGCTCTTCCAGATAAGCTATTCTTAACTACTGGAATTCCAGCTTGTATATGGTTTTTAAATAGAAACAAAAGTAATCCTAAGCATAGAGAAAGAAATGGTGAGATTCTATTTATAGATGCTAGAAAAATGGGTGCTCTTGTAGAAAGAAGTTTAAGAGAGCTATCACCTGAAGATATTCAAAAGATAGCTGATACTTACCATATGTGGAGAGGTTCGTATAAAGGTGAGGGAGAGTATGAAGATATTCAAGGTTTCTGTAAGAGTGCAACATTAGAAGAAATAAAAGGGCATGAATATATCTTAACTCCAGGAAGATATGTAGGAATAGAAGAAGCAGAGGACGATGGAATCCCTTACGAGGAAAAGATGGCAGATCTAAGTGCAAAACTAGCTGAGCAATTTGCAAAGAGCAGACACCTAGAAGAAGAGATAAGAGCTAACCTAGCTAAGTTAGGATTTGATATATAA